A genome region from Gammaproteobacteria bacterium includes the following:
- a CDS encoding HU family DNA-binding protein, whose product AKAPAAKKTAAAKKPAAAKAPAAKKTAAAKKTPAKKPAAKKTTTAA is encoded by the coding sequence GGCCAAGGCACCGGCAGCCAAGAAGACCGCAGCAGCCAAGAAGCCGGCAGCGGCCAAGGCACCGGCAGCCAAGAAGACCGCAGCAGCCAAGAAGACCCCCGCCAAGAAGCCGGCAGCCAAGAAGACCACAACCGCAGCCTGA